The Iamia sp. SCSIO 61187 genomic sequence GGTGTGCAAGGTCTGGTGGTGGCTCCCGGCGTATCGCCATCGAGGCTGCCCTACGGCGCCGTCAGCAACGGCCGTTGGCATGCAGCGTTGACCCTATTTCGTGTCGTCTCCGTCGATCGTGAGGATGTGGCAGACGTCGTCGTCGCCGCACTTGGAGGGGTCGAGGGAGCGGCTGCGCCGGAGGAGTTGGTGAAGTTCGGCTTCGACTGCTGCGAGGTGCCGTTGGCGTTGCTGGACCTCGGAGAGTTTGGTCTCGAGGAGCAATCCGACGTGGCTGCACGGCACGGTGCCCTCGTCGCGGAGGTCGATGATGGTACCGATCTCTGCGAGCGTCAGCCCGGAGGCTTGTGCCGTGCGGATGAATCGCAGCCGGTGCAACGCAGCGTCGTGGTACAGCCGGTAGCCGTTCGTCGCTCGTTCCGGTTCGGGGAGCAGCCCTCGCCGCTCGTAGAACCGCACCGTCTCGGGGGGCACCCCCACTGCATCTGCCAACTCACCGATCCGCATTGCCCGATCCTACCGCTTGACCTTGATCCGCAGATCAAGGTCTACGGTCCGGTGATGGACGTGACGCTGCTCTACTTCGCCGA encodes the following:
- a CDS encoding heavy metal-responsive transcriptional regulator → MRIGELADAVGVPPETVRFYERRGLLPEPERATNGYRLYHDAALHRLRFIRTAQASGLTLAEIGTIIDLRDEGTVPCSHVGLLLETKLSEVQQRQRHLAAVEAELHQLLRRSRSLDPSKCGDDDVCHILTIDGDDTK